From the genome of Nicotiana tabacum cultivar K326 chromosome 2, ASM71507v2, whole genome shotgun sequence:
TGTTGGTTTGGTGGCTGCTGCTGAGGATAAAACCAAGACTAAGCAGAGTCTGCAGTTAACTTCACAATGATGTTGAGAATTGAGATACCTTTAGAATTACGACAATATGTCGAAGGTGCTACTAGcccaaaaaaatatacatatatattttcatGTATTAACAAGATGTCAGTTTATATCATGTCATACTTAGTTTATTACTCTCCCAATTCAAGTTATGTGGTGTAGTTTTGACTCATCTtgaagtttaagaaagaaaaaaacttttgaaatcATCTTAAACATGCCCATGAAGTTTCTGTGCCTATAAAACCTGCCATTAAGcaggaaaatgaaaatttcacaATTAAATTAGTTCTACATGTAGAAAGGTGTCTTTCTTTTTTGAACGAATTAATAAGGAAATAGTATCACATAAATATGATGGAGGGAGTAGTGCTCATTTTGAGCATAATCAAAGTGATTTTGTTTTTCATTCGATATGCATAATCAAATAAATAGATGCTCATTTTTTCTGGAAAAAAGTATTTCAGAAACCATTGTATCCAACATTCCCTTATTTACAGATGTCACTCCTTAGGTAGATATATGCCTAAATGGCTAGTCCCTTAGAGGGTGATCTTCTGCAACTAAACTCAAGATGAAGAAACATCATATTTAATCAATCAACCAGCCACGAAAAAAGTATCATTCAATTACAACATTGTACGAAGACAGAAACTTCAAATAGCCGTTTTTAATCCAATATTAAGTAAAGCTTTAGATCTTCGAGGCAAAGCTGAGGCCCTCCTGTGCCAATTGATCCAAACTGCTAACGAGGGGCTGAACTTTTGCAACTTTGGCAATTGCCTTATTCTCTTCAGGAGTCCCGCTCTCTAGGAATACGCCAACAACCTTTCCATCTTGGATCCAGTATTGTCCAAACTTGTGAGTTGCAGAGTTGGGATCAGCATCCCCAAATAGCACTGTTTCGCCCACGTTGTCACCATAGAATTGCCAAGACAAATCGAAGGCACGGGAGTAGAAGTATGGAAGGTAGTCATATTCATCAATAGATTTCCCTTGCTCATTTGCAAAAATTGCCTGCACGAGCAAAACATAGTAACATTAACATTTTTTACTTCACCATGAAAAAAATGTGAAGTTCAGGAATTGTAACTACATTTGACTGAGTTGTTCTAAGAAGTTATAGAGTGGAAGCAAAAGACGGGGAAAAGATCTGCTGAACTCAAAAATACTTGGACAACATGTACCTTGAAAACGACGGCCTGGGAGAGTGTAATTTTAACATTGTACTGTCACATATTTGTACTCGTGCTATTACAAATATACACAGGAGCCAGGACATAAACAACCAGTAGCAAGTAGAGTGGAGAGAGTTTTTCAGTATTTGAACACCCTAATCTACACGTCTAGTGTGCTTCAAATATCCAGTTTATATCATGAGAGCAAAGTCAGAGTTGACAGTAAAAGAATAACGTGTTGTAAGAAGGATGATGATATAACACTTTCACATTAACTGTGGACCACATGAGGGAGCTGTCACATACCTTGACAGCCTGCTCAGCAGATTTGCGAGAATGATCAACATGTTCAACTCTTCTAATGTCATTGTACATTTTCAAAGGAAAAGTGGCAACATCACCCACAGCATATACATCGGGTACACTTGTTTTAAAGAATGCATCTGTCTGCAAATAGAAGCTTTGGCGTAAGTATAGCAATTCAGAAAGTTCAATCGGAACATGACATAATGCATTGTCATTCTAATAGAGACAACATACATACATTTAGCTCGACAAGAACACACAGCTTTTAGTTGGACAAGAAAAATGTGTTGTTTCCTTATCAAGAAGGTCAAGGATTTCCACTATTTAATACAATTCTCATGTATAATTACTTCATTTCTTCGTCTTGCCTAAGGCAGCATCAGAATTTTTGGAATCCATTGATTTGATATTATTTAATTTGTTCCTTCAACGAATCATCTCAGTTGCTCTCATCTACTTTTGAAGCTTATACTTAAAACTTTTTAATGCTTTAACCGTGAAAGTAACAAAAATAATCCGCTTTTCAGAATAAAAGTACGAAAAATTCAGAACTTAATAGAAGGATGAGACTGAAAAGTGAGCACACACCTTAATTCCACCCTTCTCCTCTTCAACTTGCCCTTTGAATAAAGTCGTGAGTGGTCGTGCCCCAACTCCTACGACTACTATGTCAGCTTCCAGAACTCTACCATCCTTAAGTTTGACTTCCTTCACCTGCAAATTGGAAACAAGTATGCTGTGAGGTAATGTTTTGAAGCTCAACAAGATTTCTCAAAGTGGTGCGGTCTTGAGAAAAACCTCTCCATTTGGGTGTGTATCAAATCCAACAGCCACTGTACCCTTGATGATATTGACTCCCTTATTTTGATAATAACCTTCATAGAATGCAGCTATGCCCTCTGTGAAAAGCCGAGGCACTGCAAAAGCATAAGGATTACTGTAAGATTAGAATCCAATTGATCAGGATAATATATTCTCCATATCTATCATGAAACGATTTAATGTTTCATGTTATGCATACAATGGGGGGACTAGAAGCAATTTACTTACTGCACCATGGTTCTGGGTAAACCATACTGACTTCAATGTTGTTCAGTCTCATTACAGCACTAAGCTCAAGTCCAATGTACCCTCCCCCAACAATTACAGCCTTCCCATTTTTCTTAGCTTTTATTGCTTCCACAAGCTTATCAGCATCATCAATTTCCCTCAAGTAGAAGATGTTCTTGGAATCAGCACCTTGCACACCAAAATCTGACAACTTGAGAACCTGAACAGACATAGAACGAGAAGTTCATGTAATGGCCGGCGACAAAAAGTAATAACACTGAATAAAACGAATTCCATGAGACTCACAGTTGATCCAGTTGCAATAACAAGTGTTTGATACGTAAAAGATTCCCCAGCTGCACTAACGAGAGTCTTTGAAGCAAGATCAGCTTTCACTATTTCAGTACTCAAGATCAATGATATGCCTGCAAGATGAGACCATATGATGCATAAGAGATGTAGCCTAAGATTCATAATAAATGTGTCTTCAACCAGATGTACAACTGTTATGCAAAATTTGACATAAGTCCTGCATGGCCATATGTCTGCAAATAATGCATAAACACAAGGAAATTATTACCTTTCTCTGCATACCATTCAGGAAGAAGTCTTTCTCCCCCACTTCCAACGCACACATGAAACCCTGGGAGTCTTGCAGCTCCTGGTAGAGAAATGGATAATAAGGTGTCAAGAAAAACCTGATAAAGAGGTCAACTACCAAGAAAAATAGAGAGCCAGCAGTTTTTTGACATAGAATTTTATGCCAAACTACATGAGATAATATCTGTATAATATATCATGCTCAATTtgactttctattttttctttttctttgcttgtCCGGGAAGCAGTGATTagtatacaaaaaatatgtgaGTGAAACGCATTAAgtgcttttgtgtgtgtgtgtaaaaaCTTTTAATTCTGAAAAAATATAACATGCAGTTTCTGTAATCCCATCTAAAACAACCGCTATTCAAGTTTTACCATAGACAGAGATCAATTCACTGTCCAAGTTAAAAGAAGACTTGCCTTCGGGAAAAAGGTATGCCTTGCTAAGTGCAGGACGTTCATAAGGAGCCACCTGACAAAGAAAAAAACATTTTTAGTCTATCAGATCAGATCTAACACTAATTTCCTGAAAAAAGGAAAGATGGTTAGATACAAAGTTTAGGCAGGCTGAGCAGGAAGGAATGGTCGTAAGAGTAGATAAGTTGCAACAAAATTCATCCAAGAGATACATAGAGAGAGAGGCATAGCCTAGCGCACTGGGATAACAGAGGTGGGATCAGGAACTCCAAAAGCAAGGATGGTAGAAGTTTACAAGCAAATGGCAGAGGATAAGGAGCTTTTTCTTTCCTAGTTGACAAACATATATCAAAGGGACTTTGACAATCTTATACTTTTGCAATGAAATCATGAATGAATGCTTTTTGACAATTTACAAGCATATAAGCTGATGAAAAATTAGCTTCCAACGTCAATATAATAGAATATAGAGATTCTTATAGACAAAACTAATTGGAATATCAAGGTAAATCTAGAGACAAAATAACCTTTTATCCTAAAACCTACTCTTAAGGTtcaagctaaaagcaaaagaatgcaCCCTTCTCCAAATTGAAGTCCACAGATGCAGCAGCACAACTACGACTTACAATTGAATTAGTGAACACAAGAAAGCAGTTCGAAATACTTACCGCCTCTTTGGAGATAATAGCCAGTTCACCAGGCTTAACTCCCTGTTTTGCAAATTCTCTAGCTGCGTACCCCTGCAAATGCAACCACACTTATTGAATTCATCATGACCATGCATTCTGAAATCTTAATTAATAACAACAAGATTTGTTCATACAAGAATTCAGAACAAAACTTGAATTTTTTTCAGGAGGTGGTTACAATCCTGTATTTCAGCTAGTTCCTAGTAAAACTTTTTTCCACCAAATtagtgaaggagataagcttaccTATAACAAAAATCTAGCTCTCACACTGGAGAATCTAACAATTGACTAACGAAAAtaaacacacacgcacacacacacacacacacacgcacactcCGGGTCTCCGTACTCAAAGCCTCTAACTCCATTTGGAAGGAAATTAACTATAGAAGCATATATCAAAACATTGAAAGGAGATAAACTTACCTACAACAACTTTCTCGCTTTCAGACTCCATAATCTAACATCCGATTATTAAGATAGAACTGAATAACTACAATATACGTATTTATGTATGTGTAAAACTGTGCGCCATGTCTATCTGTGTGTATGTGTTGTGTTTGTGTACAGATGCAGAAACCAAAGGTCACTCCACTATGCTAACTTTCAGATCTATTGCAAACTAATATATAGAATTATATCAAAAACCTCACCATTATCACAAAAACAATCCAAAAACTAGAATCCTAATTCCGAACTCAAATCATACAACATGTAAACTCAATAATTAAGCCAAGCTAAATTCAGTAATTAACAAAAAGATCGATCATAGATTGAGAAGATTACTTACAGCAGCAACGCCGCCGCCGACGATCACGTACTTGAATGACTTCTCTGCCATTGATGAATCTTCAGTGAAATTAGTTGAGCTTTTGGTGAAGATGATAATCAGCGTAAAATGAATGTGGACTGATATTTATAATGGATACAGTAGCTTTGGGCTGATGGTGATTTGTGATTGGCTATAGGTGTAAATCAATCGTGGACTTACACGTGGCACATCATTTGCCGTCCATCTTGCTGACTGTGCCGTCGCCACGAGAGAGAAGAATGAAGATAAAGTCAAATCTGGAAATGTGATTTTCTTTTCTACATAGATcatccctttttttttaaaatgtaaattttttattaaactaTTAGCATTAATActatttttagcaaatacaacatatatatatatatatatatatatatatatatatatatatatatatatattttatactaaTGTATAATTTACGTATTTTATATATAATCAGAATATAGTTTTTTTATATTTGACTAGTGAATATAGTTATTTTTAGCTTACTGGTCAAATGTATAACTTACCCTATATTTCCTTCACCCAAGAAAATTTTATCTAAAATGTGGTATTCTTGAGATATTATTATAGTACAaaataatattcaaaagaaatatCTTCAATAATTTGAGAGACATGAACCATTGATTAATTTACTTCTAGATGTTGTCAAGAGTATAAAGAtaccacaaataattaataatttatttcaaactTTCACATGACATAATATTAATGCTCTATTAGTTGCGAGTAAATATAAACAAAATTTATCTCCTAAGTTATGAAATCAAGTTTGATCAATGTCCATTTGTACTTGTAGAGTGTAAATATAAAAGATAGTATGagcaaaaaaaaagtaaaataaatattctGCCGGATAAAAGATGATTATGCTAATGAATTACTATGTAAGTGGTCATTAGCTACGTTAACATTCAAATTTCTTGAGCCTAAAGTCCGTTGAAGATATTTTCACTACCTTCATAAGGGTAAGAGTAAGATTTGTGTATACATTATCCTCCCGAATGGAATTACActggtatgttattgttgtttgtaCTGTTATTGGCTTCGAGGACAAAATGATTAGTCTAACCAAAAGACCAAAAGTATTCTTCTCCAAATTAAtaaagtttttttcttcttcttaagtTAATGGCTTTTTGGGCTTTGTTTATTCAATTTAATGGGGTTTGACACTTGTCATTAAAAATATAGGAAAGTGGCAAACATTGACGTCATTGGTGAGACAAAGAATGCCTACAATAAAGGAAATGGTCAAGTGTGAAACGTATCTGGTCAAGTATCAACCAATCAGAtattaaaactaaaataataaatgaaactTTTTTTCGTTTGACGAAAATGAATGAGAAACCTCGGGTCCGCTTTtgcaaaattaaaaaataaaaagaaaagctaTGATCAAGTGTGAAAGGTGCCAACTACATAGCCTCCTTAAATGGCTGACCTACAATAAGATAAGTCAAAacaaaagtttgaccgggaaatTTTCATAGGAATATGAATATATAGCATAAGAAATATGAATATACTCCGTATAATACAAGCATATACGTAGGTTTTGAGCCTTTCAACAATAAAACAcgaaggtcgaggattagggtaatATATTAGTAGGTAGCCGAGTTTGGGACCGTATCTGTTCTGTATTTCTCATATCAGTGTTTTTATTATCATTCTCATATTTTCCTAttctttgatttctacttctGCATGTTGTTCCGCGTGCTTCGattttcttattgctttgttatTTCGGTGTTGTTATTGTTCTTGTCTTCAGTATTTTCAACATGGCTTTTTCATTATTGTTTTTCTTATTCAAGCctgctgaaaaatattttcttgagtCGAGGGTATATCGGAAACAACATCTCTATCTTCACAAAGTAGGAGTAAAATTTGCGTACACATTATCCTGCTCAGACCTCATAAATAAGAATATACCGGATATATTGTTGTTGAGCCTTTGACTTATGTAAATAAAATTGAACGGGATTATGGCACTTCACTTGTTCAAATTAGTGGCTTGCTAATTTGTCGGAGTGTTAATTAGTCTAGTTAGACTAATAGGAGGTGTTGAAATATGAGtagaattaatattaaaaataatgatTTAATCCAACCGAAATTTTCTTGAGTCAAGATCTCTTAATCTCGCAATCAGCAAAAAGATAATCACATGAAAAATCATCATAAATTGGCAATTGTTTTCATTATCATTACCGTATGTTACTGTTAAGCGTTTAAAACAAACAACACTAATAAATTGAAGAAAACATGTGTGTTTACTCGAAAaatagatagagttgaatttatacgtagttctaaggatacgcggtataacttggtacaaattgaaaaagtaagttgaaatatatatcgaatattaactgcaaaaaaagaatgaaatacaaaccaaattgagtagagaatgatttataaacgagcaagatgaatcaatgtccaaagctcaaaaaaggataatctctaCTATATATCAGTGTAATAATCTTTGAAATGTGAGAGTGTATTAATGTCTGAATCTTGAATATTGAATGTCCTTACAGAAATGATAGCCACTCTTCatatagtggaggaatcctactttggatataattaaaaatacatagtgaggatcccatgatagattagttaattagtttttccttaatttccgccgagattctctcccctagtgcggctACAACTGCTCTTTTTCTCTtagctcgatcttggtcggtcttggatctcgagctcgatgttgactcgagctcgatattggctcgagtttgatattgactcgagcttggtattgatcggtctctggctcttgagctcgataacatcacttcacatcatagctcgatattgactcgaacTTGTTGTTGCCTCGAGCTCGGTAATAATCGGTCTGGATCTCGAGCTCGATAATCCGGCTTCACATTATATCTCGATATCATAATGACGACCCTCGATCcattatgttccaatcttgactaattaTACGAAGGAcaaactcgattttgaccgtatacacatagtcccctcgtttctagGAAAGAATatagaaacgatatgatttttcaaccTCTGACTAGATACACACTGACATCTGCGTCGAGCccgattatgacgtatgtgaCAAATGTCTTATCGGTTCGATTACCAAGATATTAAATGTGCGTCAGACGATGGCCGGCAACTGCTGATTTTGAACCGTCATTGCCAAACCTATAAATAGCCCCCTCCCCCTCATTGTTTTAATCCTTTACCTTCAACTCTTCTTATTCTAATCTTCGCGGTTCTTTGCTTCCTCCAAAGTTCTCTATTTTCAGCTTTAAgaatttctttgcttgttctttgTCAAACACAAAAATATTTCAGTTTCTCATCTTCTTTGTTCTTGAAAATTTAGATGGCCAAGATATCTAAAAACGTTCCTCAGAAAGAGGCTGCTTCCTCATCTCGTCCGGCCGACGAGAAACCGGTGGTGGAGGCACGCCTGGAAGAACTCGTTCCCGGGGGATGTGTTATCGATTCTGACTTTAAGATCGAGAAACCTTCATCGGTTACTGGTGAAGAAAGATTGTGGTTGGGAAAATAAAAAGGTTGTGATACCGGTACTGGAGGAAgcgatcactacccacgtggaaaGGTATTCGAGTGTTTGCACTTATCCTTTCACGATGGGTCCCCTTGATCCGATCATCATCGACTTCCGCAAAAAGTACCAAGTAACCCTCGGCCAAATAcatccttctttctggaggattgtAATACTGTTCCGtttctttgtgagcaaaatcgacgggcttcccttcaccctcgaccatctcgtAAGATTATATAGCCCTCGTCTTTACCAAGGTGGGCTGATAAAGCTTCAACACCGGtttgttcgagtgaagacctcggacTTAATCCCGGCTAAGAGCATGCCATTTTcggagaaatggaatatgaatcgTAAGTGTGATACCATTTTTAGCTTTCgttgtttttacttcttcatctttacttATCAGTGCATTTCTTGACACAACCATTGCTTGGATGCCGGGAGCGGTTCCCCATCTCGAGAACTGGGTCAGGAGCCTGGTTTCGACGTCGACATATGCCGAGCGCGCATGGcgcgatttgtcaaagggccggtgggaggctcgtactcatggtaaACCTTCTTTTTTGCTTACCGATTTGCTTATTGTTCAAGTATTTTTTCAGGCATAAGTTTTACTTACTCTTCTTTCTTTGTAGGTCTCGAAAAAGATGCAGTTATGAGACCCTCATCAGGTGATGAAGAAGTTTTACCGCCTTTCTCAATACCGGAGAAGGCAATTAAGAGAAAAATGGCCTCGGACTCTGAGGGCCAAAAACCCAAACAAAGAGCGGCTCGTAAACCCAGGGTGAACGTAATCCATTTGACCATGGAGTCAGTCCTgagtctaagggatgaagaagaagaagaagaagaagaagaagaagaagaagaa
Proteins encoded in this window:
- the LOC107779915 gene encoding monodehydroascorbate reductase, whose protein sequence is MAEKSFKYVIVGGGVAAGYAAREFAKQGVKPGELAIISKEAVAPYERPALSKAYLFPEGAARLPGFHVCVGSGGERLLPEWYAEKGISLILSTEIVKADLASKTLVSAAGESFTYQTLVIATGSTVLKLSDFGVQGADSKNIFYLREIDDADKLVEAIKAKKNGKAVIVGGGYIGLELSAVMRLNNIEVSMVYPEPWCMPRLFTEGIAAFYEGYYQNKGVNIIKGTVAVGFDTHPNGEVKEVKLKDGRVLEADIVVVGVGARPLTTLFKGQVEEEKGGIKTDAFFKTSVPDVYAVGDVATFPLKMYNDIRRVEHVDHSRKSAEQAVKAIFANEQGKSIDEYDYLPYFYSRAFDLSWQFYGDNVGETVLFGDADPNSATHKFGQYWIQDGKVVGVFLESGTPEENKAIAKVAKVQPLVSSLDQLAQEGLSFASKI